The following are encoded in a window of Roseimaritima ulvae genomic DNA:
- a CDS encoding right-handed parallel beta-helix repeat-containing protein, which translates to MRPLSVIVPLLLMVACSRGLGAEAHVYVASGANTGGNGSRAQPFVTLHEAREAIAAARKADRVTGKVTVHVANGVYPLDTSFALGSDDSGTAESPIEYRSVEPGGAHLRGGITLQPSGFQAVSDAAVLERLDPAVRRHVRVYDLSEAMPESIPDFKVAFRGKPRGPWLYVDGQPMTLARWPNRDAAEGGWAGFTKALDTGLPDPGSDDPAKRKAHPGSFEFKDPRPARWNLDKGVWLQGYWTHDWSDEVIRVASYDADRHAITLAAPHNYGIMGGTWGAAKRRFFALNSLDELDAAGEWYLDRSGKRLYFYPPAALDNASIVLATVTDPLLKLSSVQHVTFSGFAIEYGHGNGVQVKESQHVQIVDCVVANLGGSGMSVNGSQNRIQGCELYNLGTSGLSLSGGDRKSLTPANNQAINNHIHHYGFFQRTYAPGIGVSGCGQVVRNNCIHDAPHNAILYGGNEHLFERNEIYRVVMETGDSGAFYTGRDWTSQGNVLRHNYIHDLGGGDASHVNTMGVYLDDCDSGDTIEGNVFYRAGRAIMIGGGRDNRVLNNLVIDCPIGLHMDARGMTWKQWNNPESAGWNLEGKAEAMLYRQPPWSERYPNLAGIMNDSPREPLHNPIRRNLFVDCTKQVCSFDGNVKKMLDKLPLADNVAVNTRGRADVVVAKDIPGFTTITGSDEKPVDIGFDAAAKRQYQLREGSRLQQQLPGFEAMPLDQIGLLRK; encoded by the coding sequence TGTATGTCGCCTCCGGTGCAAATACTGGAGGCAATGGGTCGCGAGCCCAGCCGTTTGTCACGCTGCACGAAGCCCGCGAGGCGATCGCCGCGGCTCGCAAGGCCGATCGCGTTACGGGCAAGGTGACGGTGCACGTCGCCAACGGCGTGTATCCGCTGGACACCAGCTTTGCGCTCGGCAGCGACGACAGCGGCACGGCCGAGTCACCGATCGAATATCGCAGTGTCGAGCCCGGCGGGGCACACCTGCGAGGCGGCATCACGTTGCAGCCGAGCGGTTTTCAGGCGGTTAGCGATGCCGCGGTCCTGGAGCGTCTGGACCCAGCGGTTCGTCGGCACGTGCGGGTTTATGATCTGTCGGAAGCCATGCCGGAATCGATCCCCGATTTTAAGGTCGCTTTTCGAGGCAAACCGCGAGGCCCCTGGCTGTACGTGGACGGTCAGCCGATGACGCTGGCGCGGTGGCCCAACCGTGACGCGGCCGAGGGCGGCTGGGCTGGTTTTACCAAAGCCTTGGATACGGGGCTGCCCGATCCCGGTTCCGACGATCCGGCAAAACGCAAAGCCCATCCCGGTTCGTTTGAATTTAAAGACCCGCGGCCGGCTCGCTGGAATTTGGACAAAGGCGTCTGGCTGCAGGGCTACTGGACTCACGACTGGAGTGACGAAGTGATCCGAGTGGCTTCGTACGATGCCGACCGCCACGCCATCACTCTGGCCGCTCCGCACAACTACGGCATTATGGGCGGTACCTGGGGAGCCGCCAAACGGAGGTTCTTTGCGCTGAATTCGCTCGATGAGTTGGATGCGGCCGGAGAATGGTATCTGGATCGGTCTGGCAAACGACTTTACTTCTATCCGCCCGCTGCGTTGGATAACGCCTCGATTGTGCTGGCCACGGTCACGGATCCGCTGTTGAAATTGTCCTCCGTACAACACGTGACGTTCTCGGGGTTTGCGATCGAATACGGCCATGGCAACGGGGTCCAAGTGAAGGAATCCCAGCATGTCCAAATCGTGGACTGTGTGGTGGCCAACTTGGGCGGCAGCGGGATGTCCGTTAATGGTTCGCAGAATCGAATACAGGGCTGTGAACTGTACAACCTTGGCACCAGTGGTTTGTCGCTCAGCGGTGGTGATCGCAAATCGCTGACACCCGCGAACAATCAGGCCATCAACAATCACATTCATCACTACGGATTTTTTCAACGAACCTATGCACCGGGGATCGGAGTCAGCGGTTGTGGTCAGGTGGTCCGCAATAATTGCATCCATGATGCGCCGCACAACGCGATCCTGTACGGCGGCAACGAGCATCTGTTTGAACGTAATGAAATCTATCGCGTGGTCATGGAAACCGGCGACTCGGGGGCTTTTTACACCGGTCGTGATTGGACCAGCCAGGGCAACGTGCTGCGACACAATTACATCCACGATCTGGGCGGCGGCGACGCCTCACACGTCAATACGATGGGCGTCTATTTGGACGACTGCGATAGCGGGGACACGATCGAGGGGAATGTGTTTTATCGAGCCGGGCGAGCGATCATGATCGGCGGCGGTCGCGACAACCGAGTACTCAATAATTTGGTGATCGATTGTCCTATCGGTTTGCACATGGATGCCCGCGGGATGACTTGGAAGCAGTGGAACAACCCCGAGTCAGCGGGTTGGAACTTGGAAGGCAAAGCCGAGGCGATGCTTTATCGTCAACCGCCGTGGAGCGAGCGATATCCGAATCTGGCGGGCATCATGAACGATTCGCCGAGAGAGCCGCTGCACAATCCGATCCGCCGCAATCTGTTTGTGGACTGTACCAAACAGGTCTGCAGCTTCGACGGGAACGTCAAAAAAATGCTCGACAAGTTGCCGCTCGCCGACAACGTTGCGGTCAACACGCGGGGCCGTGCAGACGTGGTAGTTGCCAAAGATATTCCCGGTTTCACCACGATCACAGGCAGCGACGAGAAGCCCGTGGACATCGGTTTTGATGCCGCGGCAAAGCGGCAGTACCAGTTACGTGAAGGAAGCCGATTGCAGCAGCAGTTGCCAGGCTTTGAAGCCATGCCGCTGGATCAGATCGGTTTGCTGCGTAAATAG